In the genome of Clostridia bacterium, one region contains:
- a CDS encoding Flp family type IVb pilin — protein sequence MTEKLAVYLERYIKKRKGQGIVEYLFIVSLIALVVILSLTALGLAVSNFFTSLTNFLSAI from the coding sequence GTGACAGAGAAACTTGCCGTATATCTGGAGAGATATATAAAGAAAAGAAAGGGACAGGGGATAGTTGAGTATTTATTTATAGTATCCCTCATAGCACTGGTTGTAATACTATCATTGACGGCATTGGGTCTGGCTGTTTCAAACTTCTTCACATCTCTTACTAATTTTCTGAGTGCAATATGA